The Halomonas sp. THAF5a genome segment GCTTGACGTGGTCGACTCCGTCGGGGGCAACCGCATGCTCAACTACGAGCAGACTCTCTCCGACCTGGTCGACCTCGACTACGCCGAGGCGATCGGCGAGTACAGCCTGCGCCAGGTGGGCCTGCAGGCCTCCCAGAAGGCCTTCGCCGACATGAAGGGCATGTCGCTCTTCCAGTTCCTCTAGGCCGTTCCAGCTCCGCCAGCCCACAGCGCCCCGCGCCGATCCGGCCGGGGCGTCGTCGTGTCAGCCGGCCATCGGCAGCGGCGCCAGGGTCTCCAGCAGGTTCTGCAGGAAGGCCAGTCCCCGGCTGAACAGCCGCTCCAGGAAGCTTGCCAGGTCGGTCATCAGCACCATCAGCAGGATCAGGCCCACCGTCAGCGAGGTCGGGAAGCCGATGTTGAAGACGGTGAGCTGGGGCGCCGATCGGTTGAGGATGCCCAGCGAGAGGTTGATGATCAGCAGCGAGGCCACCAGCGGGAGGGCCAGCAGCAGGCCGGCGGTATAGATGGTCCCGCCGTAGCGGGCCAGCATGATGAAGGCCTCCGGGTTGAAGCGGCCGATGCCGATCGGCAGGGTCTCGAAGCTCGAGACCAGCACCTGCAGCACCATCAGGTGGCCGTTGAAGGCCAGGAACATCAGCAGCGTGACCATGTAGAGGATGCGCGACAGCACCACCATGTTGGTGCCGCTGGAAGGGTCGAAGAAGGTGGCGAAGGCGAGACCCATCTGCAGGCCGATGAAGTCCCCCGAGGCCTGCACCACGACGAGCATCACCCTGACCGTGAGCCCGATGGCGGCGCCGATCAGCAGCTGCTCGACCAGGATGCCCAGGCCCGCCCAGGAGACGAGCGGCACCTCGGGCATCGGCGGCAGCACCGGGGCGATCACCACCACCACGGCGCCGGCCAGGCCCAGCTTGGCCTGGCGCGGTACGCTGGAGTGGCCCCACAGCGGGGCGCTGAGCATCAGCGCGGTGATGCGCGCGAAGGGCCACAGGAAGGCGACGAGCCAGCCGTGCAGCTGGGCGAAGGTG includes the following:
- the fliR gene encoding flagellar biosynthetic protein FliR — translated: MVEVTFAQLHGWLVAFLWPFARITALMLSAPLWGHSSVPRQAKLGLAGAVVVVIAPVLPPMPEVPLVSWAGLGILVEQLLIGAAIGLTVRVMLVVVQASGDFIGLQMGLAFATFFDPSSGTNMVVLSRILYMVTLLMFLAFNGHLMVLQVLVSSFETLPIGIGRFNPEAFIMLARYGGTIYTAGLLLALPLVASLLIINLSLGILNRSAPQLTVFNIGFPTSLTVGLILLMVLMTDLASFLERLFSRGLAFLQNLLETLAPLPMAG